A single window of Pseudomonadota bacterium DNA harbors:
- the pip gene encoding prolyl aminopeptidase gives MRQLYPPLAAHTTLQLDVGDGHQLHVERCGTPGAIPVVFLHGGPGSGCKADHRQFFAPDAYDIILFDQRGAGRSIPYAGVEHNHTPALVADMERIREHFGLDQWVVFGGSWGSTLALAYAETHPQRVLGMVLRGSFLARQRDFAWFAGDGANRLLPMQWQRFVDNVGVAVDEQLIAHLHAAVFSADTVVVERAARAWDAWSTAVVMFSLDGAGDGGASEINSAIAKCRIEMHYALHRYFLEENQLLRDAARLPRVPVTIIHGARDLTCTAEAGWLVHRAIAGSRLEILRTAGHLSSEAPMVDALVRAADEMAVAIGGRRGGTPVRN, from the coding sequence TTGCGTCAACTATATCCACCGCTCGCTGCGCATACCACGCTGCAACTCGATGTTGGCGACGGACACCAACTCCACGTAGAACGGTGCGGTACGCCGGGTGCGATCCCGGTGGTGTTCCTGCATGGTGGGCCGGGCTCGGGTTGCAAGGCAGACCATCGCCAGTTTTTTGCGCCGGACGCCTACGACATCATCCTGTTCGATCAGCGCGGCGCCGGGCGCTCGATTCCCTACGCCGGTGTCGAACACAACCATACGCCAGCGCTGGTCGCCGACATGGAACGCATCCGTGAGCATTTCGGCCTTGACCAGTGGGTGGTTTTCGGCGGCTCGTGGGGCTCGACCTTGGCACTAGCCTACGCCGAGACCCATCCTCAGCGCGTGTTGGGCATGGTGTTGCGCGGCAGCTTTCTCGCCAGGCAGCGCGATTTCGCGTGGTTCGCCGGCGACGGGGCCAATCGCTTGCTGCCGATGCAATGGCAGCGCTTCGTCGACAATGTCGGCGTAGCCGTCGATGAGCAATTGATTGCGCATCTGCATGCCGCGGTATTTTCCGCCGACACGGTGGTGGTCGAACGCGCGGCGCGCGCCTGGGATGCGTGGTCGACCGCGGTCGTGATGTTCTCGCTCGACGGCGCCGGAGACGGCGGCGCCAGCGAGATCAACAGCGCCATCGCCAAGTGCCGCATTGAAATGCACTACGCGCTGCACCGGTATTTTCTCGAGGAGAATCAGCTGCTGCGCGACGCGGCGCGCCTGCCGCGCGTGCCGGTCACCATCATCCATGGCGCGCGGGACCTCACCTGCACGGCCGAAGCGGGCTGGCTGGTGCATCGTGCAATCGCCGGCTCGCGCCTCGAGATCCTGCGCACCGCCGGGCACTTGTCCAGCGAAGCGCCGATGGTCGATGCGCTGGTGCGCGCGGCCGATGAAATGGCGGTAGCGATTGGTGGCCGGCGCGGCGGCACTCCTGTGCGGAACTGA
- the pqqE gene encoding pyrroloquinoline quinone biosynthesis protein PqqE: MAGLPSDISGRPLWLLAELTYRCPLQCPYCSNPVDFARRSDELSTADWMRVLGEARQLGAMQLGFSGGEPLLRHDLEALIAEARRLGYYSNLITSGVGMDEERVARFKQAGLDHIQVSFQASSEELNNFLGGTASFQHKLDMARAVKAHGYPMVLNIVIHRQNIDQIEDIIRMTIDLKADFVELASTQYYGWSKLNLDALLPSREQLRAAETVARRYQEQMKDRMKIIYVVPDYYEDRPKACMNGWGSIFLTIAPDGTALPCHAAQQLPGLSFPNVRDHSIEEIWSHSEAFQHFRGFEWMQEPCRSCPDKTKDFGGCRCQAYMMTGNANAADPVCAKSPHHGQLQAEVERIATRSGSEARPLVFRNSRNSRALSTEHEN; this comes from the coding sequence ATGGCTGGATTACCCTCTGACATCTCGGGTCGGCCGCTGTGGCTGCTGGCGGAGTTGACCTATCGCTGCCCGCTGCAGTGCCCCTATTGTTCCAACCCGGTCGACTTCGCGCGCCGCAGCGATGAACTGTCGACGGCCGACTGGATGCGGGTGCTCGGCGAGGCACGCCAGCTCGGCGCCATGCAGCTCGGTTTTTCGGGCGGCGAACCCCTGCTGCGCCATGATCTCGAGGCATTGATCGCCGAAGCGCGGCGGCTCGGCTATTACAGCAATCTCATCACCTCCGGGGTTGGCATGGACGAAGAGCGCGTGGCGCGCTTCAAGCAGGCCGGACTCGATCACATCCAGGTGAGTTTCCAGGCCAGCAGCGAAGAGTTGAACAATTTCCTGGGTGGCACGGCGAGCTTTCAACACAAGCTCGACATGGCGCGGGCGGTCAAGGCGCATGGTTACCCGATGGTGTTGAACATCGTCATCCACCGCCAGAACATCGATCAGATCGAAGACATCATTCGCATGACTATTGATCTCAAGGCGGATTTCGTCGAGCTCGCCAGCACCCAGTATTACGGCTGGTCAAAGCTCAATCTCGATGCCTTGCTGCCGAGCCGCGAACAGCTGCGCGCCGCCGAGACCGTGGCGCGACGCTACCAGGAGCAGATGAAGGACCGCATGAAGATCATCTACGTGGTGCCGGACTACTACGAAGATCGGCCCAAGGCCTGCATGAACGGCTGGGGCTCTATTTTCCTGACCATCGCGCCCGACGGCACCGCCCTGCCCTGCCACGCCGCCCAGCAGTTGCCCGGCCTCAGCTTCCCCAATGTGCGCGATCATTCCATCGAAGAAATCTGGTCGCACTCGGAGGCATTCCAGCACTTTCGCGGCTTTGAATGGATGCAGGAGCCGTGTCGCAGTTGCCCCGACAAGACCAAGGACTTCGGCGGCTGCCGCTGCCAGGCCTACATGATGACCGGCAACGCGAACGCCGCCGATCCAGTGTGCGCGAAATCACCTCACCATGGGCAACTGCAGGCTGAAGTCGAGCGCATTGCGACCCGCAGCGGCAGCGAGGCCCGCCCCTTGGTTTTTCGCAATTCGCGCAACTCACGCGCGCTCAGCACCGAGCACGAAAACTGA
- a CDS encoding SHOCT domain-containing protein, translated as MKRQPVTLVWLRALAVVAAAAVWPLSATALDLLPNLFDKPTVTATIWEQNEQYVRLVAIEDKSPLNAHPVSLDPVEVEQALASLQLWTKGGVFRDEQSLPVYSKGQAGTIARYLVDALNKASPNEDVTFNIRSYADVLLSVGREREWTTGRVFYKDGKLNLIIGEYQKRIDKGKKNVEGSFGVTDDYRDVNFDIAGRRSKGHMPGRIVNTAGVEHGGADRADWVAIEVLKAAKAYRDAQMPVAARKEEEKVRNEAAKLTLERREMREEMARMRKELKTLQESGAGKASALSLEERLAKLQQLLDKGLISADDFKRRKAAILEEI; from the coding sequence ATGAAACGACAACCTGTGACTCTCGTGTGGCTGCGGGCCCTGGCCGTGGTGGCCGCGGCAGCGGTGTGGCCATTGTCTGCTACGGCGCTCGACTTGCTGCCCAACCTGTTCGATAAGCCCACCGTCACGGCCACCATCTGGGAACAGAACGAGCAGTACGTGCGGCTGGTCGCGATCGAAGACAAATCGCCGCTCAACGCGCATCCGGTGTCGCTCGACCCGGTCGAAGTCGAACAGGCGCTGGCGTCATTGCAGCTGTGGACCAAGGGTGGGGTGTTTCGCGACGAGCAGTCACTGCCGGTCTATTCCAAGGGCCAGGCCGGCACCATTGCGCGCTACCTGGTGGACGCATTGAACAAGGCGTCGCCCAACGAAGACGTGACGTTTAACATTCGCAGCTATGCCGATGTGCTGCTGTCGGTCGGACGCGAGCGTGAATGGACCACCGGGCGGGTGTTCTACAAGGACGGCAAGCTCAATCTCATCATCGGCGAATACCAGAAGCGCATCGACAAGGGCAAGAAGAACGTCGAGGGCTCGTTCGGCGTCACGGATGATTATCGCGATGTGAATTTCGATATCGCCGGGCGGCGCAGCAAGGGCCATATGCCCGGACGCATCGTCAACACGGCGGGCGTTGAGCACGGTGGCGCCGATAGGGCAGACTGGGTGGCCATCGAAGTGTTGAAGGCGGCCAAGGCCTACCGCGACGCGCAGATGCCGGTGGCCGCGCGCAAGGAAGAAGAGAAGGTGCGAAACGAAGCGGCCAAGCTCACGCTCGAGCGCCGCGAAATGCGCGAAGAGATGGCGCGCATGCGCAAGGAATTGAAGACGCTGCAGGAAAGCGGCGCCGGCAAGGCGTCCGCGCTATCCCTGGAGGAACGACTTGCGAAACTGCAGCAGCTGCTCGACAAGGGCCTGATTTCGGCGGACGACTTCAAGCGTCGCAAGGCCGCCATCCTGGAAGAAATCTGA
- a CDS encoding sulfotransferase — translation MTLPPHEAALGTQPLFDNAQRLHAAGDLRQAEYLYREILRRDPSHAAAVGALGVIACQSGNLTAGIQLLREAVNHTPGDADLNNNLGMALMSTGDAAAARPLFERALAARARFPEAHFNCGNACLAEGQNAVAEKHYRAALRQRADYVDAANNLGNLLFEAGRMDEAAQFLHKVTQLAPRFAPGQLGLARALAGAGRVEQAIAACRRALALDDTPWSAWELLALCQRRAGDLEGAAEALARAASLAPDGAGLRDQLGLVQFSLGQVEEAAASFQAAENLAPDNPQHANHVGMALGARGEADAARRAFGRALALAPGHAEALRNLAEMVGDDDEAEDLERRIDAALVSQAAPGARSQLLFAQGRLRDRRGDYGAAFASFSAANALRRQEVPFDRAGQRDFINAVIETFSEDFMRRAANLADPSERPVFILGMPRAGTTLVEQIVASHSDVHGAGELVFFPAQVPALVRRDGHGSGYPRGLARRLAEMGQLAPRYLALLAARDPRALRVTDKMPYNFLYLGVIAALFPHARVIHCRREPLATCHSIFTRDLAGSHPYSYDLDSLAEAYVGYRRLMDHWRERLAVSMLDLDYEALLDDQEGQSRRLIEFLGLPWQDACLRFHQSRRAVTTASQWQVRRPLYGEAREHWRHYAEALAPLTLALTTAGVLGGVDERA, via the coding sequence ATGACCCTGCCCCCGCACGAGGCCGCGCTCGGCACGCAGCCCTTGTTCGACAACGCGCAGCGCCTGCACGCGGCGGGTGATCTGCGCCAGGCCGAGTACCTCTACCGCGAGATCCTGCGCCGCGATCCTTCCCATGCCGCCGCCGTCGGCGCGCTGGGCGTCATCGCCTGCCAGAGCGGCAACCTCACGGCCGGCATTCAACTGCTGCGCGAAGCCGTGAACCACACGCCCGGCGACGCCGATCTCAACAACAATCTCGGCATGGCCCTGATGTCGACCGGCGACGCGGCGGCGGCGCGACCGCTGTTCGAACGGGCGCTGGCGGCGCGCGCGCGTTTTCCCGAAGCGCATTTCAACTGTGGCAACGCCTGCCTCGCCGAGGGACAGAACGCGGTCGCCGAGAAGCATTACCGCGCGGCCCTGCGCCAGCGCGCCGACTACGTCGATGCCGCCAACAATCTTGGCAACCTGCTGTTCGAAGCGGGGCGCATGGATGAAGCGGCGCAGTTCCTGCACAAGGTCACGCAGCTCGCGCCGCGTTTCGCGCCCGGTCAGCTCGGCCTGGCGCGGGCCTTGGCCGGCGCCGGGCGCGTCGAACAAGCCATCGCCGCCTGCCGGCGCGCGCTGGCGCTGGACGATACACCGTGGTCGGCCTGGGAATTGCTGGCGCTGTGCCAGCGGCGCGCCGGCGACCTGGAGGGCGCGGCCGAGGCGCTGGCGCGTGCCGCCAGCCTTGCGCCCGACGGCGCGGGTCTGCGCGATCAGTTGGGCCTGGTGCAGTTCAGCCTCGGCCAGGTGGAGGAGGCGGCCGCGAGCTTCCAGGCGGCCGAGAACCTGGCGCCGGACAATCCCCAGCATGCCAACCACGTTGGCATGGCGCTGGGCGCGCGGGGCGAGGCGGACGCTGCGCGTCGGGCCTTCGGGCGCGCCCTGGCGCTCGCGCCCGGACACGCGGAAGCGCTGCGCAACCTGGCGGAAATGGTCGGCGACGATGACGAAGCCGAGGATCTCGAGCGACGCATCGACGCCGCGCTCGTGTCCCAGGCCGCGCCCGGCGCACGCAGCCAATTGCTGTTCGCGCAAGGCCGATTGCGCGACCGCCGCGGCGACTACGGCGCCGCGTTCGCCAGTTTCAGTGCGGCGAACGCTCTGCGTCGACAGGAAGTGCCTTTCGATCGCGCCGGCCAGCGCGATTTCATCAACGCCGTCATCGAGACCTTTTCCGAGGATTTCATGCGCCGGGCCGCGAACCTCGCCGATCCCAGCGAACGGCCGGTGTTCATCCTCGGCATGCCGCGCGCGGGCACGACCCTGGTCGAACAGATCGTCGCCAGCCACTCCGATGTCCATGGCGCCGGCGAACTGGTGTTCTTTCCCGCCCAGGTGCCGGCCTTGGTGCGTCGTGACGGGCACGGCAGCGGCTATCCGCGCGGCCTCGCGCGACGTCTTGCCGAGATGGGTCAGCTCGCGCCGCGCTACCTGGCCCTGCTCGCGGCGCGCGACCCGCGCGCGCTACGCGTGACCGACAAGATGCCGTACAACTTCCTGTATCTAGGCGTCATCGCGGCGCTGTTCCCGCACGCCCGGGTGATTCACTGCCGCCGCGAACCGCTCGCCACCTGCCACTCAATATTCACTCGCGACCTGGCCGGCAGCCATCCCTATTCCTATGACCTCGACAGCCTGGCCGAGGCCTATGTCGGCTACCGGCGGCTGATGGACCATTGGCGCGAGCGCCTGGCCGTCTCCATGCTGGACCTCGACTACGAGGCTTTGCTCGACGACCAGGAAGGGCAGAGCCGGCGCCTCATCGAGTTCCTCGGGCTGCCCTGGCAGGATGCCTGCCTGCGCTTCCACCAATCGCGGCGCGCCGTGACCACCGCCAGCCAATGGCAGGTGCGCAGGCCCTTGTACGGCGAGGCGCGCGAGCACTGGCGTCACTACGCCGAGGCGCTGGCGCCGCTGACCTTGGCGCTCACGACGGCCGGTGTCTTGGGCGGAGTCGATGAACGGGCCTGA
- the pqqC gene encoding pyrroloquinoline-quinone synthase PqqC: MSDAAPWSRAEFEQQLRAKQKFYHINHPFHLRMNSGGLDKVAIQGWVANRFYYQTSIPVKDAAVLANCRDRDARRLWVQRIIDHDGHSGDEGGIEAWLRLGEAVGLTREEVQDERHVLPGVRFAVDAYVNFARAATWQEAACSSLTEMFAPEIHQRRLDNWPAAYPWIDARGYEYFRKRLGEARRDVQHGLAVTLEHFSTRTQQHYALNILQLKLDILWAMLDAMWMAYVAGMPPYHGCGDA, from the coding sequence ATGTCCGACGCTGCGCCATGGTCGCGCGCCGAGTTCGAACAGCAGCTGCGCGCCAAGCAGAAGTTCTACCATATCAATCATCCGTTCCACCTGCGCATGAACAGCGGTGGGCTGGATAAGGTCGCCATCCAGGGCTGGGTGGCCAACCGCTTCTATTACCAGACCAGCATTCCGGTGAAGGACGCCGCGGTGCTCGCCAATTGCCGCGACCGCGATGCGCGGCGCCTTTGGGTGCAACGCATCATCGATCACGACGGCCACAGCGGCGACGAAGGCGGCATCGAGGCCTGGCTGCGCCTGGGCGAGGCGGTGGGCCTCACGCGTGAAGAAGTGCAGGACGAGCGCCACGTGCTGCCGGGCGTGCGCTTCGCCGTCGATGCCTACGTGAACTTCGCGCGTGCCGCCACCTGGCAGGAGGCCGCCTGCTCGTCGCTGACCGAGATGTTCGCGCCCGAGATCCACCAGCGCCGTCTCGACAACTGGCCGGCCGCCTACCCATGGATAGACGCGCGCGGCTATGAATATTTCCGCAAGCGCCTCGGCGAGGCGCGCCGTGACGTGCAACACGGCCTGGCCGTGACCCTCGAACACTTCAGCACCCGCACGCAACAGCACTACGCACTCAACATCCTGCAGCTCAAGCTCGACATCCTGTGGGCCATGCTCGACGCCATGTGGATGGCCTACGTCGCCGGCATGCCGCCCTACCACGGCTGCGGAGACGCGTGA
- a CDS encoding porin, with translation MAIQNSKTRIAAAVGAAAFGAGLTAPAGAVVVVGGDNGWEVSFDGNVNAFYTVGDYDQGYVSEAADKTSSRVHSGFLPAFFSFNVKSPTIDGMTGSARISFAPTIQTGGTKTQFSSQSGNVGPVPGIGGATIDTREVVANLSGAFGEVSFGRTLSLFGRNAILNDMTLFGVGFAPGADSFGSVTFGRVGHGYTYPDFAARFQYTTPVVNGFQLAFGVYDPATFSGVTTYGVAGSGTGSLLDEADTPRFEGEMSYSTAFTGGNFKAWVDGLWQDVSSSCHGKIFAVGAANARCGDISTHAWGAGTKIGYMGFEFVGYYHDSEGLGLTAQFNQNAVWFDAAGNVRERKGDGYYLQGTYTFNGKTKVGVSYGEGNLQSIDDDVLSVAANGVGGHVERQLWTVGVYHDVSSWLRLIAEYNHGSFDNSLPGHNPEANTFSVGSFLFW, from the coding sequence ATGGCGATACAAAATTCCAAGACCAGGATTGCCGCGGCAGTCGGTGCCGCTGCGTTTGGCGCAGGTTTGACCGCGCCCGCCGGTGCAGTCGTGGTCGTCGGTGGCGACAACGGTTGGGAAGTGAGCTTCGACGGCAACGTCAACGCTTTCTACACGGTTGGCGACTATGACCAAGGCTACGTGAGCGAAGCCGCCGACAAGACCAGCAGCCGAGTGCATTCGGGCTTCCTGCCGGCTTTCTTCAGCTTCAACGTCAAGTCCCCGACCATCGACGGCATGACCGGCAGCGCGCGCATCAGCTTCGCGCCGACCATCCAGACCGGTGGCACCAAGACCCAGTTCTCGTCGCAGTCGGGCAATGTCGGCCCGGTGCCGGGTATCGGCGGCGCCACCATCGATACTCGCGAAGTCGTCGCCAACCTGAGCGGCGCTTTCGGTGAAGTCAGCTTCGGCCGCACGCTGTCGCTGTTCGGTCGTAATGCCATCCTGAACGACATGACGCTGTTCGGCGTCGGCTTCGCGCCGGGTGCCGATTCTTTCGGTTCCGTGACCTTCGGCCGCGTCGGCCATGGTTACACCTATCCGGATTTCGCGGCCCGCTTCCAGTACACCACCCCTGTGGTGAATGGTTTCCAGCTGGCTTTCGGCGTGTATGACCCCGCGACCTTCTCCGGCGTCACCACCTACGGCGTCGCGGGCAGCGGCACCGGCAGCCTGCTCGACGAAGCCGATACCCCGCGCTTCGAAGGCGAGATGAGCTATTCGACGGCGTTCACCGGCGGCAACTTCAAGGCGTGGGTCGATGGCCTGTGGCAGGACGTCAGCTCGAGCTGCCACGGCAAGATCTTCGCGGTCGGCGCGGCCAACGCGCGCTGCGGCGATATCAGCACCCATGCTTGGGGCGCTGGTACCAAGATCGGCTACATGGGCTTCGAGTTCGTCGGTTACTACCACGACAGCGAAGGCCTGGGTCTGACCGCGCAGTTCAACCAGAACGCAGTGTGGTTCGATGCAGCCGGCAACGTGCGCGAGCGCAAGGGCGACGGCTACTACCTGCAGGGCACCTACACCTTCAACGGCAAGACCAAGGTCGGCGTGTCGTATGGCGAAGGCAATCTGCAGTCCATCGACGACGACGTGCTCAGCGTTGCCGCCAATGGTGTGGGCGGCCACGTCGAGCGCCAGCTGTGGACCGTCGGTGTCTATCATGACGTGAGCAGCTGGTTGCGCCTGATTGCCGAGTACAACCACGGCTCGTTTGACAACAGCCTGCCGGGCCACAACCCGGAAGCGAATACCTTCAGCGTCGGCAGCTTCCTGTTCTGGTAA
- the pqqD gene encoding pyrroloquinoline quinone biosynthesis peptide chaperone PqqD yields MSQDQDQRVPTLKAMYRFQWEPAQAAHVLLYPEGMVKLSGSAGEILKRVDGERSIAAIIDELKVAFGGAPLDDDVRNFLAQAHSNGWITL; encoded by the coding sequence ATGAGTCAAGACCAGGATCAACGCGTGCCGACGCTGAAAGCCATGTACCGCTTCCAGTGGGAACCCGCCCAGGCCGCCCATGTACTGCTCTATCCCGAGGGCATGGTAAAGCTCAGCGGCAGTGCGGGCGAGATCCTGAAAAGGGTCGACGGCGAACGCAGCATCGCCGCCATCATCGATGAATTGAAAGTGGCTTTCGGCGGCGCGCCGCTCGACGACGACGTTCGCAATTTTCTCGCACAGGCGCACAGCAATGGCTGGATTACCCTCTGA
- the pqqA gene encoding pyrroloquinoline quinone precursor peptide PqqA, translating to MQWETPSYNDVRFGFEVTMYINNR from the coding sequence ATGCAGTGGGAAACACCTTCCTACAATGATGTTCGCTTCGGTTTCGAAGTGACGATGTACATCAACAACCGTTAA
- the folP gene encoding dihydropteroate synthase, with product MFDLIRGDRRPLLMGILNVTPDSFSDGGHFLELDAARAAAERMVADGADIIDIGGESTRPGAPAVDAATQLARVLPVITALKRALPDNIVLSVDTRSVEVADAVLAAGARIINDVSAGGATGMLDTVAAHGAGIVLMHMQGTPETMQQSPRYDDVVGEVRDYLLARAAAAQTAGIPRQAIALDPGIGFGKSRAHNLTLLGALDQLAGCGYALLLGTSRKRFMGAICSETEPRELLGATCATTALAVAAGVRMLRVHDVKANRQAADVAWAILEQRQHRAD from the coding sequence ATGTTCGACCTCATACGCGGTGACCGGCGCCCGTTGTTGATGGGCATCCTCAACGTCACGCCCGACAGCTTTTCCGATGGCGGGCATTTTCTCGAACTCGACGCGGCCCGTGCTGCCGCCGAGCGCATGGTGGCCGATGGCGCCGACATCATCGATATCGGCGGAGAGTCGACGCGCCCCGGGGCGCCCGCCGTGGATGCCGCCACGCAACTTGCGCGCGTGCTGCCGGTCATCACCGCGCTCAAGCGCGCACTGCCCGACAACATCGTGCTCAGCGTCGACACCCGCAGCGTGGAAGTGGCAGACGCGGTATTGGCTGCCGGTGCACGCATCATTAACGACGTATCGGCCGGTGGCGCGACGGGCATGTTGGATACGGTGGCGGCCCATGGCGCCGGCATCGTGCTCATGCACATGCAGGGCACGCCCGAGACCATGCAGCAGTCTCCGCGTTACGACGACGTGGTCGGCGAAGTGCGGGATTACCTGCTCGCGCGCGCGGCGGCGGCACAAACGGCGGGGATCCCGCGCCAGGCTATCGCGCTCGATCCCGGCATTGGCTTCGGCAAGAGCCGCGCCCACAACCTCACGCTGCTTGGCGCGCTGGACCAACTCGCGGGCTGCGGATACGCGCTGCTGCTGGGCACCAGTCGCAAGCGTTTCATGGGGGCTATCTGCAGTGAGACCGAGCCGCGCGAGCTGTTGGGCGCCACCTGCGCGACCACCGCGCTGGCGGTGGCGGCCGGCGTGCGCATGCTGCGCGTGCACGACGTCAAGGCCAACCGTCAGGCGGCCGACGTGGCGTGGGCCATCCTCGAGCAGCGCCAGCATCGCGCTGACTGA
- a CDS encoding DUF447 family protein — protein MIFEGVITTANADGAAHITPMGFQREGDEVSISPFVPSTTLVNLKRDGRAVMNLSDDVRIIAGCLTGRRAWPVQRATVIDGWRISDSLAHLELTVSDCQEHPERPRFRCRVVHEANHAAFRGFNRAQAAVLEAAILYSRLEWLAPDKLASEMAYLAIAVGKTAGDRERIAWQWLVDAMAEHPRHRLRLEQRA, from the coding sequence ATGATCTTCGAGGGCGTGATCACCACGGCGAATGCCGATGGTGCGGCGCACATCACGCCCATGGGCTTCCAGCGCGAGGGTGACGAAGTGAGCATCTCGCCGTTCGTGCCGTCCACCACCCTGGTCAACCTTAAGCGCGACGGACGCGCGGTGATGAACCTCAGCGATGATGTGCGCATCATCGCGGGCTGTCTCACCGGCCGTCGCGCATGGCCGGTGCAGCGCGCCACGGTCATCGATGGCTGGCGCATCAGCGACAGCCTTGCCCATCTCGAATTGACGGTGAGCGACTGCCAGGAGCACCCCGAGCGCCCGCGCTTCCGCTGCCGCGTGGTGCACGAGGCGAACCACGCGGCGTTCCGCGGATTCAACCGCGCGCAGGCCGCGGTGCTGGAGGCGGCCATCCTGTACTCACGCCTCGAATGGCTGGCGCCGGACAAGCTGGCGTCCGAAATGGCCTATCTCGCCATCGCGGTCGGCAAGACCGCCGGCGACCGCGAACGTATCGCCTGGCAGTGGCTGGTCGACGCCATGGCCGAACATCCGCGCCACCGTCTGCGCCTGGAGCAGCGCGCGTGA
- a CDS encoding MoaD/ThiS family protein: protein MKITFKLFASLAQYLPSDAVRNIVEIDVDPDTTVHEVIDRFHVPRPSAHLILINGLYVEPEDRDRPMLKAGDALAIWPPVAGG from the coding sequence GTGAAGATCACATTCAAATTGTTCGCGTCGCTGGCGCAGTATCTGCCCAGTGACGCAGTCCGCAATATCGTCGAGATCGATGTCGACCCCGACACCACGGTGCACGAGGTCATCGACCGCTTCCATGTGCCGCGCCCGTCGGCCCACCTCATCCTGATCAATGGCCTGTACGTCGAGCCCGAAGATCGCGACCGTCCCATGCTGAAAGCCGGCGACGCACTTGCCATCTGGCCGCCGGTGGCGGGCGGCTGA
- a CDS encoding 4a-hydroxytetrahydrobiopterin dehydratase, with translation MGWRERKQEEVYSEADVEERLKEQLPSWTQQDGWLRRKYKTSGWKGTLMVVNTIGHLAEAAWHHPDLTVSYAFVNVKLMNHAAKGITDKDFALARKIEEVVMWQPGAEPGSPLEGTPDDPRFKYIKYE, from the coding sequence ATGGGTTGGCGTGAACGCAAGCAGGAAGAGGTCTATTCCGAGGCGGACGTGGAAGAACGTCTCAAGGAGCAACTGCCAAGCTGGACCCAGCAGGACGGCTGGCTGCGGCGTAAATACAAGACCTCGGGTTGGAAAGGCACGCTGATGGTGGTCAACACCATCGGCCACCTCGCGGAAGCCGCTTGGCATCATCCTGACCTCACAGTCTCCTATGCCTTCGTCAACGTGAAACTCATGAACCACGCGGCCAAGGGCATCACCGACAAGGATTTCGCGCTGGCGCGCAAGATTGAAGAGGTGGTGATGTGGCAGCCCGGCGCCGAGCCGGGATCGCCGCTGGAGGGCACGCCGGACGACCCGCGCTTCAAGTACATCAAGTACGAGTAG